A stretch of Mesorhizobium sp. M2A.F.Ca.ET.046.03.2.1 DNA encodes these proteins:
- a CDS encoding DUF3726 domain-containing protein encodes MIDLSFNEVETLSAKAARGAGFSWGLAEDVGRAARRIAAEDDNWGKAMLSLAEQAQSFEPPSLARAARWRSGETDAATGGPLCPIQTAALLLDEPPPANVMPLTILDVGLPVWFDAMLRRSPMRVARPVGLATRADVVIERRAETEQPATGRRGAIDERTLAALNSFAARTYVPESERSRVRGAGGGRVDDE; translated from the coding sequence GTGATCGACCTTTCGTTCAACGAGGTGGAAACGCTGAGCGCCAAGGCGGCGCGGGGCGCCGGATTTTCATGGGGATTGGCCGAGGATGTCGGCCGCGCGGCGCGCCGGATCGCGGCCGAGGACGACAACTGGGGCAAGGCCATGCTGAGCCTTGCCGAACAAGCACAATCCTTCGAGCCTCCCAGCCTTGCCCGCGCGGCGCGCTGGCGGAGCGGCGAGACTGACGCCGCGACTGGAGGGCCGCTCTGTCCCATCCAGACGGCGGCCCTGCTGCTCGACGAACCGCCTCCAGCGAACGTTATGCCGCTGACGATCCTGGATGTCGGCCTGCCGGTCTGGTTCGACGCCATGCTGCGCCGCTCACCCATGCGCGTAGCGCGGCCCGTGGGGCTGGCGACGCGCGCCGATGTCGTCATCGAACGCCGCGCCGAAACCGAGCAGCCAGCCACAGGCCGGCGCGGCGCGATCGACGAGCGGACACTTGCGGCGCTCAATTCCTTCGCCGCCAGAACCTATGTGCCGGAAAGCGAAAGATCGCGCGTGCGTGGTGCCGGTGGCGGCCGGGTGGACGATGAATAA
- a CDS encoding SAM-dependent methyltransferase: MSAADGQKIAMRGAGYYSANTVGAKYVIDKVGDLVIEAVARMPRLADGLPFAIADFGAADGGTSMDMMRRLIGAVREREPNRAISITYTDLPHNDFSTLFRLSQGLLGTSTEAPLAETPGLYIFGSGTSFYRQILPDNSLSFGFSATAMHWISKRPCMIADHVQAVGASNAEREQFRAQALRDWETILLARARELRSGGRLALANFCIDEEGRYLGHTTGADMFDSFARHWRDLLRTGRINEAEYVNATFQQFYKTPEEFAAPFRDPASPVSQAGLKLETMFTMVTPCPYAEAFRTHRNAGDFARAYVPTLRSWSETVFANALDPARPPSERSAIIDDFYGAYEADVAQAPEGHRMDYVHCVTEIVKS; encoded by the coding sequence ATGAGTGCAGCCGACGGCCAGAAGATCGCCATGCGTGGCGCAGGCTACTATTCGGCCAATACCGTCGGCGCCAAATACGTCATCGACAAGGTCGGCGATCTCGTCATCGAGGCTGTCGCCAGGATGCCCCGACTGGCCGACGGCCTGCCCTTCGCCATCGCCGATTTCGGCGCCGCCGATGGGGGCACTTCCATGGACATGATGCGACGGCTGATCGGCGCCGTTCGGGAGAGGGAACCGAACCGGGCGATATCGATCACCTATACCGACCTGCCCCATAACGATTTCTCGACCTTGTTCCGGCTCAGCCAGGGCCTTCTTGGAACCTCCACCGAAGCGCCGCTGGCCGAGACGCCCGGGCTTTACATCTTCGGTAGCGGCACCAGCTTCTACCGCCAGATCCTGCCGGACAATTCGCTCTCCTTCGGCTTTTCCGCGACGGCGATGCACTGGATCAGCAAGCGGCCGTGCATGATCGCCGACCACGTCCAGGCGGTCGGTGCAAGCAATGCCGAGCGCGAGCAGTTCCGCGCCCAGGCGCTGCGCGATTGGGAGACGATCCTGCTTGCCAGGGCGCGCGAATTGCGATCAGGCGGGCGGCTTGCGCTGGCCAATTTCTGCATCGACGAGGAAGGCCGCTATCTCGGACATACGACGGGCGCCGACATGTTCGACAGCTTCGCCCGCCATTGGCGCGACCTGCTGCGGACCGGGCGGATCAACGAGGCGGAATATGTCAACGCGACGTTCCAGCAGTTCTACAAGACACCTGAGGAGTTCGCCGCGCCGTTCCGCGATCCCGCTTCGCCGGTGTCGCAAGCCGGGCTGAAGTTGGAGACGATGTTCACCATGGTGACGCCTTGCCCATATGCCGAGGCGTTCCGCACCCATCGCAATGCGGGGGATTTCGCCCGGGCCTATGTGCCGACGCTGCGCTCCTGGTCCGAGACCGTTTTCGCCAACGCGCTCGATCCCGCGCGACCGCCAAGCGAACGCTCCGCGATCATCGACGATTTCTACGGCGCCTATGAAGCCGACGTCGCGCAAGCTCCCGAAGGCCATCGCATGGACTACGTCCACTGCGTAACGGAGATCGTCAAGTCTTGA
- a CDS encoding Ldh family oxidoreductase, with product MTRLTEVRIETLAREALTRHGASERQAEALAAGIAAAERDGLKSHGLMYLPTYCEHLTCGKVLGLAEPRLTRPAPAVVAVDAGNGFAHAAIALGLPPLIEAARSQGVAALAIRNSYNCGALGYHTERIAQAGLVGLGFTNAPASIAPWGGRKAAVGTNPLSLAVPDGQGGARFVIDQSASVVAKSEVIKRARAGEPIPPGWAFDASGETTTDAGEALKGTMAPAGGYKGVGTALLVEIFAACLTGANPGLVASPFSGTAGGPPGTGQFFLAVSPEATSGGAFAGNLETVAGAFIGEARLPGTRRFGARESNAQGIEVAAETLATLEKLAGIAA from the coding sequence ATGACACGCCTGACAGAAGTCCGCATCGAAACGCTCGCCCGAGAAGCGCTGACCCGACACGGCGCAAGCGAGCGGCAGGCCGAGGCGTTGGCCGCCGGCATCGCGGCGGCGGAACGCGACGGCTTGAAGTCGCACGGGCTGATGTATCTGCCGACCTATTGCGAGCACTTGACCTGCGGCAAGGTGCTGGGACTGGCCGAGCCGCGCCTGACCCGGCCTGCCCCGGCCGTTGTCGCCGTCGATGCCGGCAACGGCTTTGCCCACGCGGCAATCGCCCTCGGCCTGCCGCCGCTGATCGAAGCGGCGCGCTCCCAAGGTGTCGCCGCGCTCGCCATCCGTAATTCCTACAATTGCGGCGCGCTCGGCTATCACACCGAACGGATCGCTCAAGCCGGCCTGGTCGGGCTGGGTTTCACCAACGCGCCGGCCTCGATCGCGCCCTGGGGCGGCCGCAAGGCAGCCGTGGGCACAAATCCCTTGTCGCTCGCCGTCCCGGACGGACAAGGCGGCGCGCGCTTCGTCATCGACCAGAGCGCAAGCGTCGTCGCCAAGAGCGAGGTCATCAAGCGCGCTCGCGCCGGCGAACCGATCCCGCCCGGCTGGGCCTTCGATGCGAGCGGCGAGACGACGACCGACGCAGGCGAAGCGTTGAAGGGCACCATGGCGCCGGCGGGCGGCTACAAGGGCGTCGGCACCGCATTACTGGTGGAGATCTTTGCCGCATGCCTGACCGGGGCAAATCCAGGGCTTGTCGCCAGCCCCTTCTCCGGCACGGCCGGAGGGCCACCCGGAACCGGCCAGTTCTTCCTGGCGGTCTCGCCCGAGGCCACGTCGGGCGGCGCGTTCGCCGGCAATCTGGAAACCGTCGCCGGCGCCTTCATCGGCGAAGCGCGGCTTCCCGGCACGAGGCGCTTCGGCGCGCGCGAGAGCAATGCCCAAGGCATCGAGGTGGCGGCCGAAACGCTCGCCACGCTGGAAAAACTCGCAGGGATCGCCGCATGA
- a CDS encoding FAD-dependent oxidoreductase translates to MRDPRYDILFEPMKIGPVTAKNRFYQVPHCNGGGYRDPSAAAEMRRMKSEGGWGVIFTEQTEMHHTSEITPFIELRLWDDADIPALAKMAKAMHEYGALAGIQLAYSGINGPNLYTKEVPRGPSALPIRTFTNDPVQARAMDKQDIRDLRRWHRNAFKRARQAGFDLVCLYGAHGFGIIQHFLSTATNQRSDEYGGSLENRSRLMRELIEEGRDAIGDTCGLTLRLSLDEMIGELGFANSEVRDMIEMHAELPDLWDLAHGAWEDCSGPSRFKEEAAQESLVSGIKKLTSKPVVGVGRFTSPDVMVRMIKSGTLDFIGCARPSIADPFLPKKVEEGRIEDIRECIGCNICITGDMTMSISRCTQNPTFMEEWRKGWHPERMQAKGDSDSVLIVGAGPAGLEAARALGLRGYQVALAEAGTELGGRVARECLLPGLSAWGRVRDYRQYQISQMPNVDIYFQSRLSADDLLSFGFQNVAIATGSTWRRDGVARAHVVPMPIDAAMPVYTPDDLMDGKVPAGNVVLFDDDHYYMGGVLAELMARRGAKVTLVTPSAYVSDWTRNTLEQGAIHRRLAELGVDIVLNRTVTSIVSGGVITACVYTGARQELAADAVVLVTSRNQDDTVWRELKARENEWADNGIRSIKVIGDAEAPGPIAWATYAGHRFARELDEADIGDALPFRREVTALAEN, encoded by the coding sequence ATGCGCGACCCACGCTACGACATTCTGTTCGAGCCGATGAAGATCGGTCCGGTGACCGCCAAGAACCGCTTCTACCAGGTTCCGCACTGCAATGGCGGCGGCTATCGCGATCCGTCGGCCGCGGCCGAGATGCGCCGCATGAAGTCCGAAGGCGGATGGGGCGTCATCTTCACCGAACAGACGGAGATGCACCACACCTCGGAGATCACGCCCTTCATCGAGCTCCGCCTGTGGGACGACGCCGACATTCCGGCTTTGGCCAAGATGGCGAAAGCCATGCACGAATATGGCGCGCTGGCCGGCATCCAGCTCGCCTATTCCGGCATCAATGGCCCCAACCTCTACACCAAGGAGGTTCCGCGCGGGCCGTCGGCTTTGCCGATCCGCACCTTCACCAACGATCCGGTGCAGGCGCGCGCCATGGACAAGCAGGATATACGCGACCTGCGCCGCTGGCACCGCAACGCTTTCAAGCGCGCCAGGCAGGCGGGTTTCGACCTTGTGTGCCTCTACGGCGCGCATGGTTTCGGCATCATCCAGCATTTCCTGTCCACCGCCACCAACCAGCGCAGCGACGAATATGGCGGCTCGCTGGAGAACCGTTCGCGGCTGATGCGCGAGCTGATCGAGGAAGGGCGGGACGCGATCGGCGATACCTGCGGCCTGACGCTCAGGCTGTCGCTGGACGAGATGATCGGCGAGCTTGGCTTCGCCAATTCCGAAGTCCGCGACATGATCGAGATGCATGCCGAGCTGCCTGATCTCTGGGACCTCGCCCACGGCGCCTGGGAGGATTGCTCGGGACCCTCGCGCTTCAAGGAAGAGGCAGCGCAGGAGAGCCTCGTCTCCGGCATCAAGAAACTGACCTCGAAGCCGGTCGTCGGCGTCGGCCGCTTCACCTCGCCGGATGTGATGGTGAGGATGATCAAGTCCGGCACGCTCGACTTCATCGGCTGCGCCCGCCCGTCGATCGCCGATCCCTTCCTGCCGAAGAAGGTCGAGGAGGGCCGCATCGAGGACATACGCGAATGCATCGGCTGCAACATCTGCATCACCGGAGACATGACCATGTCCATCTCGCGCTGCACGCAGAATCCGACCTTCATGGAGGAATGGCGCAAGGGCTGGCATCCGGAGCGCATGCAGGCCAAGGGTGACAGCGACAGCGTGCTGATCGTCGGCGCTGGGCCCGCCGGGCTGGAGGCCGCCCGCGCGCTCGGCCTGCGCGGCTATCAGGTGGCCTTGGCGGAAGCGGGCACCGAACTCGGCGGGCGCGTGGCGCGCGAGTGCCTGCTGCCGGGCCTGTCCGCCTGGGGCAGGGTGCGCGACTATCGCCAATACCAGATCAGCCAGATGCCCAATGTCGACATCTATTTTCAGAGCCGGCTGTCGGCGGACGACCTCCTGTCCTTCGGCTTCCAGAATGTCGCCATCGCCACCGGGTCGACCTGGCGGCGCGACGGCGTGGCACGCGCGCATGTCGTGCCGATGCCGATCGACGCCGCCATGCCGGTCTACACGCCGGACGATCTGATGGACGGCAAGGTGCCGGCCGGCAATGTCGTGCTGTTCGACGACGACCACTATTATATGGGCGGAGTTCTTGCCGAACTGATGGCGCGGCGGGGCGCCAAGGTGACCCTGGTGACGCCATCGGCCTATGTGTCGGACTGGACCCGCAACACGCTGGAGCAGGGCGCCATCCACCGCCGCCTGGCGGAGCTGGGTGTCGATATCGTCCTCAACCGGACCGTCACGAGCATCGTGTCGGGCGGCGTCATCACGGCCTGCGTCTATACCGGAGCGCGGCAGGAGCTGGCGGCCGATGCCGTCGTTCTGGTCACGTCGCGCAATCAGGACGACACCGTCTGGCGCGAACTGAAAGCCCGGGAAAACGAATGGGCCGACAACGGCATACGTTCGATCAAGGTCATCGGCGATGCCGAGGCGCCGGGGCCGATCGCCTGGGCTACCTATGCCGGCCACCGCTTCGCCCGGGAACTGGACGAGGCCGATATCGGCGATGCCTTGCCCTTCCGGCGTGAGGTGACGGCGCTGGCGGAGAATTAA
- a CDS encoding aminopeptidase has product MASGVTGCTSISYYAQSLEGHVEIMAARKNVGKLIRDPSTPKALRAKLTSATAIRRFATEELALPDNSSYRSYVDVGRNDVTLAVFAAPQFSLAPVTWCFPVFGCVPYKGYFSRKDAFENAAALQRRGLDVYVTGITAYSTLGWFSDPLLSTMLRQNDTYLASLVFHELAHQKVYVNGDSAFNEAFAVSVETTGTRKWLRATGNRAGLRSYEADRKRKADFLGLISKTRDELKQVYGSPRGPEQMAAAKAAAIDRLRMRYRQMRDKRWAGYRGYDAWFDSPINNAKFAATAVYGEQVPAFLRLFDLCSGNYPRFYASVRRIGALPAPSRAEALKAATTCD; this is encoded by the coding sequence ATGGCGTCCGGTGTGACCGGCTGCACCAGCATTTCCTACTACGCGCAGTCGCTGGAGGGCCATGTCGAGATCATGGCCGCGCGGAAAAATGTTGGAAAACTGATCCGCGATCCCTCTACGCCCAAGGCGCTGCGCGCCAAGCTGACATCGGCCACCGCCATCCGCCGCTTTGCCACGGAAGAACTGGCGCTGCCCGACAACAGCAGCTACCGCAGCTATGTCGATGTCGGCCGCAACGATGTGACCTTGGCGGTCTTTGCCGCGCCGCAATTCTCGCTCGCGCCGGTAACATGGTGCTTTCCGGTGTTCGGCTGCGTTCCCTACAAGGGCTACTTTTCGCGCAAGGACGCGTTCGAAAATGCCGCCGCGCTGCAGCGGCGGGGGCTGGACGTCTATGTGACGGGTATCACGGCCTATTCCACGCTGGGCTGGTTCAGCGACCCGCTGCTCAGCACCATGCTGCGCCAGAACGACACCTATCTCGCCAGCCTTGTCTTCCATGAGCTGGCGCACCAGAAAGTCTATGTGAACGGCGACTCCGCGTTCAACGAGGCCTTCGCGGTTTCCGTCGAAACCACCGGCACGAGGAAATGGCTGCGCGCCACCGGCAATCGCGCCGGATTGCGCAGCTACGAAGCCGATCGCAAGCGCAAGGCGGATTTCCTCGGATTGATCTCGAAGACCCGGGACGAGCTGAAACAGGTCTATGGAAGTCCCCGCGGCCCGGAGCAGATGGCGGCCGCCAAGGCAGCCGCGATCGACAGGCTGCGGATGCGCTACCGGCAGATGCGCGACAAGCGCTGGGCTGGATACCGCGGATATGACGCCTGGTTCGACAGCCCGATCAACAACGCGAAGTTCGCCGCCACTGCCGTCTACGGCGAACAGGTCCCGGCCTTCCTTCGCCTGTTCGACTTGTGCTCCGGCAACTATCCGAGATTCTACGCCTCTGTTCGACGTATAGGCGCCTTGCCCGCGCCCTCTCGTGCCGAAGCGCTCAAGGCCGCGACGACGTGTGATTGA